Below is a window of Drosophila sechellia strain sech25 unplaced genomic scaffold, ASM438219v1 Y_33, whole genome shotgun sequence DNA.
AGCATGATTATTTCTTCAACGCTAGTTATATATTTATCGAGTTGGCCTGGAGTACCATCGAAAGTCGGAAGTTCTTTAACGAAGGCTAAAATATCGGTGGCACTAAGTGCCGTAGCAATACTGCTAAAGCCACTGACCTTAGGTGTTAAGGTGGCGGAATTACCTACGGAGGAGTTGCCTGAATCCATATTTATAGGTTGAAGGGGCGGTGAGAGGGTATTTTCTCTAATTACGGGGAGGGTGTTTCTTTTAGTAACTGAACGTGTGACTCTTTTTGGAAGTGTGTGTGATCCTAATACGGAAcgagttgtttgttttatagtttgtGTTAATTTCTTTGACATTTAAGAGAGAAAGGgaatatacaatttataatgtaCTTAGTGattcttaattatttgtttattgttgaatGGTGAGTTTTTTTTGTGCGTTAATTTCTGTAATATAGTGGTAttagtgtatgtatgtaatattTGAATACTTCATTTGTGTTGAAAGAGTGAGAATATGGGTGCATGTTTCAAagattttcctttttattaAGGTATGCAGTTTATAtgtgattttgtggttctgtaCCCAGTCTTAAAAATCATACACTTCACCGTTCATATAAATTCGTATTTGGAAtgttgtatgtgtgtatgtatttgttttggtggtttgcatatatatatgtgcacatGAGAGTACTGATGTGGTACTTGGCCTTACTAAGCTTCGGCGGTGATTATCAGCCATTGATTTCACACAAGTACATTACACGTCACTCTTacacatttgtatatatggttttgttatgtatattttcgttgtatatataagtattttgTGGTGTAGTACCGGGCCTTTAATATTTCGGCAATggtttatcagcgattgatgccACGCAGGTACACTacatcttctttttttttattgcatttgaaatatttgtgtgtgtgaattgttttaattattttgcatatatatgtacacataaaAGTAGTGATGTGGTACTTGGCCTTACTAAGCTTCGGCAGtgattatcagcgattgaATTCACACAAGTACATTCCATATAATTTTTCGCGATTacggcattttttttttttttttaattttatatgagTGTTTTGTATGTTAATTAAGGCGGTTTATGTATTGTAGTAGGACTTTTGTTGTAATCACTTTTAGACATTACTGCACTTCATTCTCACTCTTTTTCTACAACTACTTACAGTAGAACTAATAGAAGGTTTAATAGAATATTTTCCATTCCAGtttccggctgcgccagttacctCCGGGGGAGCTTCGCGGGCTACTTAAATGCAGAAAAGAGAGGATTTGATCCAGAAGGTAGCCACAGTGTAGTTGTCTTCTGGATCTCCGGAGAGCTTCGTGGGATATTCAGATGCAGAGAGGAGAGGAGACGGTCTTGGAAGTAGCTACGGCTGTAGCGGGATACGGCTGTCGTGGGATATTCAGATGCAGAGAGGAGAGGAGACGGTCTTGGAAGTAGCTACGGCTGTCAGGGAATTCGATAGGATTCAATATTGGATACGTCTACAAGTGTTTGCTGCTAGAACTCGACTGCCCGttgtctttatttttggtcttaaatatactaacagtgaatatgtatatgtgtattacaATGTTGGAGTTCTTAGAAATAGTTCTTGTGAAGGCGTGGTGGTTTAGAGGGAGGGGTGGTGTATTGTACAGATGGGTCGGTAACTCCCGTGCGTATCGAAGCCATCTTTTTGAGCGTCGCTTCTAGCTCATTTTTAAAGTTGGGGATGACCTCAGAGGCTTTACCTTCTAATTCCAGAAGTAGTTATCCCTGTTGCGTTCTCCTTATTTTACGCACGTGCTTGACGAATTCTGCTTTCAACTTCCGAAGCATATCCGCGTACGTTGCCTCACCTGTTTTCTTCAGGACTAGCGCCTTAGGTTTTTTGCGCAGGCGCTTGGGCTTCACTTTAGCCCATTCTTCGTCCTTGTTAGCGTCCTTGGCGACAGACGCATAACTTTCCGGTTCGGAGTCAGCCCTCGTGGGGACCGCCTTACCGGATTTCGCAGCAGATGTATGGTTGTCCGTTTTGGGGACCTGCACATTTGGTAAAGCCTGTCTGGGTGGCGCCACCTGGATGCGCTTTGTTTTTCCTGCCTTAGTCTGTGTGGCAGTACTCCTTGGCGGGGGGATATTGTTGAAACCTGTAGCTCAATTGCTCTGTTATTGAGCGCAGATAGGTCCAATAGCACGCCCCTGTCCTCACTGGTTACGTGACGCCTAGTCTCGAGCGAGGATAGAATGGCGGTGATCTTGGCTTTCATCATAACCAGGATGCCCTGCAGGTCCTCATTCTGGAGCGTCGTGGTCAGTTCTGGCGAGCGATGCGGCTATCCTGATGGGGACTTCGGTCCCGCCCTTTGTCTTCTGGCTTGTGGCAGTCGTGGAGGCTGTAGGGGCCAAAGTCTCCACAGCTGCACTGCAGTCGCTAGTTTTCGGCGGCGGGGGGCCTGCCTGCTTGCTCACCACCCGCTCCCTAGATTGGGGTTCCGACTCCTCTTATAGGGGACCTCGATAGCCTACCACTCATCCTGAACGGGTCGTGGGGGTCGGGGGCACTGCCCCCCCTGTTCTGTCCATCTGGTATAATAGGGGGGACTATGGCTTGTTGGTCAAAAGCGCTCCGTGGGAATTACAACTAGTTGCAGTTCTTGATTTAGATTTCAAAATTGtagtttaaattaattaattcaaacTTGAATTTGAATTCGAATTTCGCGCCCAACGAGCGCGCGTCCGAATGATGATCGCACCTctgatctggcaacgccagACTTACCAGCTCGTCCACAGCGAAAGGTTGGCAATGCTGTCAGCTGTCTTATCTGATGCAGCTGATCTGATTAATTCCCAATTTACTGGGTCAATCGTGAATTCCGAATCGACACCGTGACGCTCAGAACCGCGTGTGGATTTGAAGGTTTTTTTAGCAGCAAAAAGACGTGCGTAATACGCGGTAACTCGAACTCAACGTGTGTAATTGTTTACAATAGTGTGTGTGGATGGGGAGTTGTAGTAGAGTTGTGTAGAATGGATATGTTACTTACCCATCCTTAAGGAAAAAGCCTGTCTTCAGGCGTTTAGATAAGGGTACAATACAGTGGTATTGGGGGGTGATTGTTTTTTTGATTGTATTGTCTGTTTCAggatttataatattttcattttttagggtttgatttttaaattttactaTGATCTTTTGGGGtatagttttatatttatagataaaGTACAATATTACagtaataattattattattaatgttgTAAGTGTTATTATTTGAAAGATATTATTCGTCTGATTGTGTTGTTCGATTACTTCTTTGTTCAAGTTTTGTTACATTATTGTTTACATAGATAGTTTGAATATAGTCTAACATTGTGTtgctaattaatatttcttcTAATTGGACAGAACAATTTAATGCTTTTATCATGTTATTGCCTTCTATTAGGAAGGTCTTTTCATATTATTGATTTACCAAAAAACtatttgccacgcccactcactctaacgccctaaaacagatcaaaactgcgacgcccacacttttgaaaaatgtttagatttctcttcattttattgtttgtcttggcAACTTTTATAGGTATACCAAAAACCGTGCGGCCACTTTCCTCCTTTCATATTAAATATCCTTCGCACTCCCAACATGACTGGTATTTACTTAGACTATAGTGTGCTCTCCTGTTTAATTTCGAGCCATTTAAAGAGTTTAAACGTCTGAAGTTCGTTCCACACCACCAAACGAATTGTTTTCATTAACACAGAACAAAGTAGTTTTGAGCCTTGTCCTTTGGAGGGAATTCGCAAGGCCATCTATACAAACGTTTACTAAGAACAATCTTTCAAATACTTACCAAAAATTTACAATGTACCATACTTTAATGTAACCGAATGCGGTCCCTGTGTAAAGGTACCTATTCTTACGGTCAGTACACATGGTAAGCACACAGTCACCTGTCTTGTGTACAGCCAGAAACTCCACCATGTAGCCTCCACGTTGATGGTGAGAGTACACTTGAATAAAACCTGTATcaagagaaataaatacactgcctgttcaaataaatattaaattatcaaattaatcacgaaaataaaatatatacataataccGTGTTTCAAGGTTTGAGGGCGAGTCTGTAAGAAGAGCACAGCTTGTACAGAGATAGGTATATCGGTCCCATAGTCTCTGTTATCCTCTGGTCGATTTAAAACATTGGAACGTCCTGCCCGTCCCGATTGTATGCCGTGATTACCTGAATGAGTCAGCCTTGATGCCAGTCGCTTACTTTGCCGAATGAACTTTTCTTCTTCTGCCGTTAGTTTTAACTCAATAAAGCGTGTTGGGTCCATTACGCTATACCGCCGATATGGTTGACCAGTCTCTAACTTCCAAAAAATAATCTCTCCGGAGTATGTTGCTGTAACGACACCTTCGCCAAGCTTTACGTCCGCGCAGGTAATATCATCCGTATGAAACTTTGGCCACTTTTTCGGGTCCCCATACTCGCGCCCTACTACATCATTAAATTCCGTCACTTGCCTATCCCACCCCATGGCCAGTATGCTGATAAAgtaaaagaacaaaaagaaataattattagcGTGAATAGAAACCATACGTTTTATTTGAAAGGGTATATAACTGTAGTTTTAAGGTATGCCAAATAATATATAGTAAACTAATTATGATACCCGGTTCTCGTTGAGTACGGCTCAAATACGTCACTCCTACACTTTTGGAAATTGTtttgatataattttatatttttgttggtattgtaaatttttatcgatttcgcaaaaaaactttttaacaCTCCTACTCTAGTTGTACAATTTAAGAGGTCCCATAATATTATAATGGAGGCTAAAACGGTTTTACCCCTGATGTGTTCTTGAAATAAAAGACTGCAATCGCAGGGGGATAAAATGATAGtctagatttgttgaaaagtatgtaactgCCAGGAGGAAGCGTTTCGAGATCTCTGGGACTAttaaagctagaaggttgagaagATCAAGCATAAAATTCTAGAGACACAGACGCAGCgcaaaaaactttttcaaaaaaaaaacttttttcacGCGCACTATAACGCCCAAAACCTCCCACGTCCACAATTCTGAAAAATTCttggatattttttataattttattagtcgtgtaaatttctatcaatTTGTCAAAAAACTTGTTggcacgcccactctaacgcccaaaAGCCGCCAAACCGATCACGCCCACACcgttgaacaatttttaaatttttttctcattttatttcccaatatctatcgatatcccacaaaaatgatgaaatttcacATTTGCATTCACACTGAGtgagtaatgggtatctgatagttgtGTAACTTGACTAATTATTCTATCttgtttattaatatatacGTAATTAAACcttatatttaaaaagttattcTTTCTATAGTCGATAAttctatagtcgagttccccgactatcaaaAACCgattactcagctagtggaagtGCGAATTAGAAATTCCAACAATTTCTGGAATATAGGTAGAATAAAATTGAGAAACAATACATCGACTTTTAGGCGGTCCTATGAAATCAAGACAGGATTGTGGACAATAGTAAAAGCGTAACATAAACAATTATATTTGTGAGcgtacaaaaaacaaatatcgTAAGCTTCCCCTAATTGGTTTCGAGACGCTTTTTCTGccgtttcgtttttgttgctaaaattCTATAAACGTTACCGCTTATCAAATCAGGGTGACTTTTTTAAAGCGCAAGGAGGCTGAAATTTGTAATCGAGTGGAACGATTCAGATTCTATTCAAGTTCTGCGTTAATTTCGTTTAATGAGTTTGTTCTTCATGTGAAGTTGGGCTGATCGATGAGATTCAACCAACATTTCGAAAAATTTTCAACGAGCTCGAAGGACTTGATTTGGATGTTGGACCAGTTGCGGTATCTGCTAAGAGAAAGGAACTTGGGAGTTGCAGGCTCCAAAAACTAGTGGAACTtgagaattcagaagatggatTTGCACAAGAGTAATCATTTACAGCATAGGCGGCTGCGATTTTTCAATTACAACAGCAGATGACGGCACTGACAAACATGATGGAGCAGCTTTTCAACACTATACCAACAGCTAATCGGCAGCAGCAACGGGAAGATGAGATTGGCATAGATAAGATTATCAACCGTAACCCTGGAGATCAAGCGGCGATCAGCCATGTCCATGACATGCATGGTAGGCAAGTGTCGGTTAAGGAATTTGCGAGTACCTTACAAGACTATGACCCCGGAGATGAGAATTCGATATGCATGAATCAGATCATCGAACGCGTCAACAAAGTGGTAGATGGGACGAAAAATGTGTACTTCTTGTATACAGAAAGCTGAAGGGTCCTGCTAAAATGTAGACCGATTCTTTTACACACAACATGGAACAGCTATGCAGCGGCAGAAATTCAGTTCAACATTGCAAACACAACCAGAAGATCGAAGGAAACCTTAAAAAAGTATGGTTTCCGTATATCAGCACTTGCAGTGCGATTTAAGCATATTGACGCAGAACTCATCCGATATGCTACAGCGCGTCTACAGAACAGAGAGTTGCGAAACCGTATTGTAGCCATTAATTTTGCGTCGATGAAGGAGTTTCGTGACGCTACCAAGTCATATTTTATAAAGGGATGGATGACCAATACAAATAAGAATTAGTCCTAACGCAATACTGTACTTTTAAGGTAAAGCAGGAAAACGAGAATaaccaattaaagccaaaaGAAACTAGAGCGTGCTTCAATTGCGGAGCTTTCGGGCATTTTGCTAAATCATGACAAaggagaagaaaaaaaaaatataaatatataaaaaatatataaaaaatagatcTCATGCCATGCAATGAAATTTGCCAAGCTACACAGATGATGCGTTTAGGCGCATATAACCAGGACAATCGTTTCACATGGATGATTAATATCGACGAGAAAGCCTGTAACGCTTTTATTGAAGCTCATCAGTCGGTAACACGTTCAACCGAGAGCATTCTTAGGTCGAACTATTATAGCGATAATAGAGAGAAGCTCCGAACTGACTCTGCGACCACTGTTAACGACCACATGGCAGTTGCCAAGAAGAGATACGATGGCAACCATTCCAAGCCAACTGTCTGAACTGAAAACGAGCCGTTTAGCAAAAACGCGTCTCGCAAAGTAGAGCCGCAATACAAAGCTCACTTTTATACCCGATACTCGTAGAATAAaggggtatactagattcgatgaaaagtatgtaacaggcaaaaGGAAGCATTTCCTTCCatataaagtaaataaattctTGATCAGCAAAAATGGCACTTTGGGTTAAAAGCagtaaattttgaaattagtgtaattttttgtgattgttattttaaagatgcttttattttttgattccTAAGTAACAAGATAGCATAAAAATAATCTTAGAAAATTTTTACGAGTTATCGTTTATTTTTGGAGCGCTTTCAAAGTCAGCTAAATCAGATGTGCTTTGAATTGTGAAAATTGGCAGAAAAAGTTGAACAAAATGCAGCGCAAACATTGTcttcatatttttaattatggaGTATGTAAATTAATCGTAAATACATGTTTTCCGATAATtgtgtgttgttgttgaaTTTTCCAATGTATTGCATGTGAGTACTTTCAATTGCTTACTAACTTTTTTAAATGgtcattctatttattaaggtttcaaaaggaatcgttcagtaattcctctgaacttaacctaatgtgtgataaagataaatgagaccaagtggtatcttaattaaaaagtacaaaagaaaatgtaatatgttatgttatcctccgggtaaggagatcgctggggtgtaccctcttcagtcttcggagggagatgggatcagctaggatagttgctagttggttcgggtgggctataagcctgtcggcataacggctgctgtggaaattaatctgatccccaagaagggtaactttcagatctctttcgatgactatgttcgtcacgtaccaggggagcccagatgcgtgacgtgcagctctcgactggaccacacggagcctattaagctggtatttggcggcagttccccacacctggatggcataactccacgttggagcgagaatggctttgattaaaagagccttagagctcatttgaagtttgctggagtggaagagcc
It encodes the following:
- the LOC116803451 gene encoding WD repeat-containing protein on Y chromosome-like, which codes for MGWDRQVTEFNDVVGREYGDPKKWPKFHTDDITCADVKLGEGVVTATYSGEIIFWKLETGQPYRRYSVMDPTRFIELKLTAEEEKFIRQSKRLASRLTHSGNHGIQSGRAGRSNVLNRPEDNRDYGTDIPISVQAVLFLQTRPQTLKHGSVFISLDTGFIQVYSHHQRGGYMVEFLAVHKTGDCVLTMCTDRKNRYLYTGTAFGYIKVWYIVNFCRSYFQDRLLSSLHLNIPRQPYPATAVATSKTVSSPLCI